The following are encoded together in the Tepidiforma bonchosmolovskayae genome:
- a CDS encoding DUF4352 domain-containing protein translates to MTWKRGLAIFAAGVLLLLVGLAVFLAREAERISVTTPPSAEPLARPAALDGPDAPPADPSPSAVHRGIRFTVLRVADPEPPGLYPVKTGLRRVGILLRLEPVEPGAAYSVASIRLRGSDGVRYGWALTNQEPALHTGTLAAGDAVNGWVAFDLPPGVQPAALEYGTAARSEPLLTLP, encoded by the coding sequence GTGACCTGGAAGCGCGGGCTCGCGATCTTCGCCGCTGGCGTGCTCCTGCTCCTCGTCGGCCTCGCCGTCTTCCTCGCCCGCGAAGCCGAGCGCATCTCCGTGACCACACCGCCTTCCGCTGAGCCGCTCGCCCGCCCGGCCGCACTGGACGGCCCCGATGCGCCCCCCGCCGACCCCTCGCCCTCCGCCGTGCACCGGGGCATCCGCTTCACCGTCCTCCGGGTTGCCGACCCTGAACCGCCGGGGCTCTACCCGGTCAAGACCGGGCTCCGCCGCGTCGGCATCCTCCTCCGCCTCGAACCTGTCGAGCCCGGCGCCGCCTACAGCGTCGCCTCCATCCGGCTCCGCGGCAGCGACGGCGTCCGCTACGGCTGGGCGCTCACGAACCAGGAGCCCGCCCTGCACACGGGCACCCTCGCAGCCGGCGATGCCGTCAATGGCTGGGTCGCCTTCGACCTCCCTCCCGGCGTCCAACCGGCAGCCCTCGAGTACGGCACCGCTGCCCGCTCCGAGCCGCTCCTCACCCTGCCCTGA